From Saccharomyces kudriavzevii IFO 1802 strain IFO1802 genome assembly, chromosome: 13, a single genomic window includes:
- the SKDI13G0310 gene encoding uncharacterized protein (similar to Saccharomyces cerevisiae YML108W; ancestral locus Anc_8.830): protein MSKSNAYRMLVLLEDDTKISKEDEKFLKGKPGKMHEFVDELILPFEIDELDELNIWFDKFDAEICIPNEGHIKYEISSDGLIVLMLDKEIQEVVEKVKNFVEDNN, encoded by the coding sequence atgtctaaAAGTAATGCTTATCGTATGCTAGTCCTGCTGGAAGACGATACTAAGATTAgtaaagaagatgaaaaatttttgaaaggcAAGCCAGGAAAAATGCATgaatttgttgatgaattgaTACTAccatttgaaattgatgaaCTAGACGAATTAAACATTTGGTTTGATAAGTTCGATGCCGAAATTTGTATACCGAACGAAGGTCACATCAAATATGAAATTAGTAGTGATGGGCTGATTGTGCTCATGCTggataaagaaattcaagagGTTGTCGAAAAGGTAAAGAATTTCGTCGAAGACAATAACtga
- the PML39 gene encoding Pml39p (similar to Saccharomyces cerevisiae PML39 (YML107C); ancestral locus Anc_8.828): protein MDKDALDLKLRLIRDALEKNAKPASGKPTNTLGQRVITKWRYRKKPHNGSSMLPEKCKNRVQLFDDLVQQSSNEFSGFRLHDLQALLEKIRLIQNYTRLLLVEWDARWVNPLTLASKGWKPYQGQSQSQAVFKCCCCHAIMTIQSSKNGDDVTGHNKKLNEKIWNSNIIGNHLRECPWRKNQFDLNKGYYLNSQNLIMDIERIHTSIDKISSGSKEFYIKRNSSRIFHYLTEREMQKLAHFFNCKDYSLVGLLLLGYMKFQEDNLVQCTACFHRASIKGLEHTDFNGHALWCRFYNKEFLPKMLLELIPGENNALTRIGVGERLDKLETVLQNL, encoded by the coding sequence ATGGACAAGGACGCATTGGACCTTAAATTGAGATTAATCAGAGATGCCCTGGAAAAGAACGCCAAACCCGCTTCGGGCAAACCCACGAATACTCTAGGGCAGCGAGTTATTACTAAATGGAGGTATAGAAAGAAACCTCATAACGGCAGTTCAATGCTCCCTGAAAAATGTAAGAACCGTGTACAATTGTTCGATGATTTGGTACAGCAAAGCTCTAATGAATTTTCTGGGTTCCGACTTCATGACTTGCAGGCGCTCTTGGAAAAGATACGCCtgattcaaaattataCAAGGCTCTTGCTCGTTGAATGGGACGCCCGATGGGTTAATCCGCTAACTTTAGCGTCTAAGGGTTGGAAGCCATACCAGGGACAATCGCAGTCGCAAGCGGTATTTAagtgttgttgttgtcatGCCATTATGACAATTCAGTCATCTAAGAATGGCGATGATGTCACTGGCCACAACAAGAAgctgaatgaaaaaatctgGAACTCAAATATTATTGGCAACCATCTTCGTGAGTGTCCatggagaaaaaatcagtTTGATCTAAACAAAGGATACTATTTGAACTCACAAAATCTTATAATGGACATCGAGAGAATTCACACAAGTATTGACAAAATTTCATCCGGATCAAAAGAGTTTTATATTAAGAGAAATTCTTCTCGTATATTTCATTATCTAACAGAAAGAGAAATGCAGAAATTGgctcatttttttaattgcAAGGACTATTCTCTCGTCGGATTGTTGCTTCTCGGCTACATGAAATTCCAGGAAGACAATCTGGTTCAATGCACAGCTTGCTTCCACCGGGCGTCTATCAAAGGGCTAGAACATACGGATTTCAATGGACATGCTCTATGGTGTCGATTTTACAATAAAGAGTTCTTGCCTAAAATGTTGCTGGAGTTGATCCCCGGAGAAAACAACGCACTAACAAGAATAGGCGTGGGGGAAAGACTAGACAAATTAGAGACTGTTTTACAGAATTTATAA
- the SEC65 gene encoding RNA-binding signal recognition particle subunit SEC65 (similar to Saccharomyces cerevisiae SEC65 (YML105C); ancestral locus Anc_8.826) — protein MPRLEEIDDYNDVDDLDMDLAELDPSLRTPIAPKITTTVVRSQDQESPALFPEMNSNSNDNNNSNSSEKEQLSFINPKTGKVERSETISRKDLEEVKRFQILYPCYFDVNRSHKEGRRVPKDLAVENPLAKTMADAVRELGILCIFEGEKCHPQDFGNPGRVRVLFKENGQLVGAATTFKGGKRQLIKAVGEYMKKHPTTIESLREIPYGPDFDNIEFKEIPRVKGFKMNVIVPLHSPFLMGHPMTKSVYETPKITAAEKSFKAPKNKYKVVRR, from the coding sequence ATGCCCAGactggaagaaattgacGATTACAATGATGTCGATGATCTCGATATGGATTTGGCCGAGTTAGATCCCTCTTTGAGGACACCGATTGCTCCGAAGATAACGACTACAGTGGTAAGAAGTCAAGACCAAGAAAGTCCTGCTCTTTTTCCCGAAATGAATAGTAATAGCAAtgacaataacaacagCAATAGCAGTGAAAAGGAGCAACTGAGTTTCATCAATCCTAAAACCGGTAAGGTTGAACGTTCTGAGACGATCTCTAGGAAAGATCTAGAAGAAGTTAAAAGATTTCAGATACTCTACCCTTGCTACTTTGATGTAAACAGATCACACAAAGAAGGTAGAAGAGTTCCTAAGGATTTGGCTGTTGAGAACCCTTTGGCAAAAACTATGGCAGATGCCGTCCGCGAATTAGGAATATTGTGCATTTTCGAAGGTGAAAAATGTCATCCGCAGGACTTTGGTAATCCTGGTAGAGTCCGTGTActcttcaaagaaaatggacAATTGGTTGGTGCAGCCACTACATTCAAAGGCGGTAAGAGGCAATTGATCAAAGCAGTTGGGGAGTACATGAAAAAACATCCAACAACTATTGAATCTCTGAGGGAAATTCCATATGGTCCTGATTTCGACAACATtgaatttaaagaaatcCCTCGTGTAAAGGGCTTCAAAATGAACGTAATTGTTCCACTGCATAGTCCATTTTTAATGGGTCATCCAATGACAAAATCTGTTTACGAAACTCCCAAGATTACCGCAGCAGAAAAGTCGTTTAAGGCcccaaaaaataaatacaaagTTGTGAGGAGGTGA
- the ZDS2 gene encoding Zds2p (similar to Saccharomyces cerevisiae ZDS2 (YML109W) and ZDS1 (YMR273C); ancestral locus Anc_8.831), which yields MKDVQKERVQNDHGHDTVESNNNGMNSNNNIQQGRMRKTQLSKKELFEKRKSDVLIAAKSLDTEIQNVKNLKRLSIGSMDLVFDPELEFKLSSRNSYSSDSSKESLQESLHGEEIKQLEQEIEERGQDDDVYEEDDATNADDSIDITQTEYLHDEETLEKERISRKASSTSFPARVTSRNRRLSGVKSFPHDEVLDVVDSHDSNAVNFTQNLLWVPANQHPNVKPENYLELIQDTLQNIQISVDQEFDESKLELGNNHAFPNRQRSGSIVRNPSRLKTSYSKFDDEPSLAGQPQQEQEQVERRIPSSEFKSMRSVSLKEITEELTKISNNAGLTDSDAVTLARSLSMSGSFTSGNLHLSNNNAENDNEFASNMFNEIGGGIPERSSLRRSKFNTYKIRLEGSGLSQASRPNSLMSIQISEGRRSASLPASYAQLPQQQGSLNDFQEIFDHYRKTSTEWGTENTKYVDNTNYYSDEEDLTHASISQDSSFLSTDSSNNSVLMKPHNSGSMISERLDQDTISNENENTGISEPNHGWSWLNSGNENSSNNDHIYEPLMDEQDAEDCLENEEANFVNLSVSRRAKSTKRVSERINHSKNRHSPILQMPSDGSKSVVITSSVPSSPPLQSSEATIPAAAEKEQNCPDDNRPLSHKKQSLEKRLARLFKRKQHCDGSKSDAKVLKKNVKNELKKKASHSSLSKFRKSPKKKREEEEVVHDRPSSPVETITTEDFDTSSDIEPAVESPNACNILPDSNTNHSSEFVVETINELDGDDSFDISGGENDCNIDVRSDIARDTTAGPNESMGEEEESMVPSPAPQISTLLPRKLIFEDVIKPEYPNAPIKFTDSAFGFPLPMIANSTVIMFDHRLNINVERAIYRLSHLKLSDPGRELRQQVLLSNFMYSYLNLVNHTLYMEQMGSEDAVFNSDPALGMTDKNDSDGAIVIPDI from the coding sequence ATGAAAGATGTGCAAAAAGAGCGCGTACAGAACGACCATGGCCATGATACTGTAGaaagtaataataatggtatgaacagtaataataatattcaaCAGGGACGGATGAGGAAGACACAGTTGTCCAAAAAGGAACTTTTCGAGAAGAGGAAATCTGATGTGCTGATTGCTGCTAAATCCCTAGATACAGAAATCCAGaatgtgaaaaatttgaaacgGTTGTCCATAGGTTCAATGGATTTAGTCTTTGACCCTGAACTAGAGTTTAAGCTGAGCAGCAGAAACTCGTATTCTTCAGATTCCTCGAAGGAGTCATTGCAAGAATCGCTGCACGGAGAGGAAATCAAACAACTGGAACAGGAGATAGAAGAAAGGGGCCAAGATGACGACGTGTATGAGGAGGACGATGCAACTAATGCAGACGACAGCATTGACATCACTCAAACGGAATACCTGCATGATGAAGAGACTTTGGAGAAGGAAAGGATATCTCGGAAggcttcttcaacttcattCCCTGCTAGAGTAACGTCCAGAAATAGAAGGCTCAGTGGAGTAAAGTCATTTCCACACGATGAAGTTTTAGACGTGGTGGATAGTCATGATTCGAATGCGGTCAATTTTACCCAAAACTTGTTGTGGGTGCCCGCTAACCAACATCCGAATGTTAAGCCGGAAAACTACTTGGAATTGATTCAAGACACTTTACAGAACATTCAAATATCCGTAGATCAGGAATTCGATGAAAGCAAATTAGAATTGGGCAACAACCATGCATTTCCCAACAGACAGCGTTCGGGTTCTATAGTGAGAAATCCATCTCGATTAAAAACCTCTTACAGCAAGTTTGATGACGAACCTTCTCTTGCAGGTCAACCACAACAGGAGCAAGAGCAAGTGGAAAGGCGAATACCCTCATCTGAATTTAAATCCATGAGATCTGTATCCTTGAAGGAAATCACTGAAGAACTAACCaagatttcaaataatgCAGGTTTGACAGATTCGGACGCAGTCACTTTGGCTAGAAGCTTGAGCATGTCAGGATCATTCACCAGTGGGAACCTTCACTTGAGCAATAATAACgctgaaaatgataatgaattCGCATCAAATATGTTTAATGAGATTGGTGGGGGAATACCAGAAAGGTCATCTCTAAGGAGATCCAAATTCAATACTTACAAAATCAGACTAGAAGGCAGTGGCCTCTCGCAAGCATCAAGACCGAATAGCCTAATGAGCATACAAATAAGTGAGGGCCGCAGAAGTGCATCGTTGCCTGCGTCCTACGCACAATTGCCTCAGCAGCAAGGCTCATTGAATGATTTCCAGGAGATTTTCGATCATTACAGAAAAACGAGTACTGAATGGGGTACtgaaaatacaaaatatgTTGATAATACCAACTACTATTCAGACGAAGAGGACCTGACACATGCCTCCATTTCTCAGGATAGTAGCTTCTTATCCACAGATAGCTCTAATAATAGCGTTTTGATGAAGCCACACAATTCAGGTTCGATGATTTCCGAAAGACTGGATCAGGATACGATTTCcaatgaaaacgaaaatacCGGTATTAGCGAGCCAAACCATGGTTGGTCGTGGTTGAATTCTGGAAATGAAAACTCAAGTAACAACGACCACATTTACGAGCCATTGATGGATGAACAAGACGCTGAAGACTGCctggaaaatgaagaggcTAATTTTGTCAATTTGAGCGTATCTAGGAGAGCAAAATCCACTAAACGCGTCTCTGAAAGAATCAACCATTCCAAAAATAGGCATTCACCAATACTTCAGATGCCTTCAGATGGTTCAAAATCGGTAGTGATTACTTCCTCAGTCCCTTCATCACCTCCGCTGCAGTCATCTGAAGCCACAATACCCGCGGCTGCAGAGAAAGAGCAAAATTGTCCCGATGATAACAGACCCCTTTCACATAAGAAACAATCGTTAGAGAAAAGGCTCGCCAGgttattcaaaagaaagcaaCATTGTGATGGTTCTAAATCGGATGCTAAAGTTCTCAAGAAAAACGTCAAAAACgaactgaaaaagaaggctTCACATTCGAGTTTGTCCAAATTCAGGAAAAGTCCCAAGAAAAAACgcgaagaagaggaagtgGTCCATGACCGACCTTCATCACCTGTTGAAACGATTACTactgaagattttgataCATCAAGTGATATTGAACCCGCCGTAGAGAGCCCAAATGCTTGTAACATTCTTCCTGACAGCAATACTAATCACAGTTCTGAATTCGTAGTGGAAACCATAAATGAATTAGACGGCGACGATTCATTTGATATCAGTGGTGGCGAGAACGACTGTAACATAGATGTACGTTCTGATATAGCCAGAGATACAACAGCTGGACCGAACGAGAGTATGGgggaagaggaggaaagTATGGTTCCATCTCCTGCACCTCAAATCTCAACTTtacttccaagaaaattaatatttgaagatgttaTTAAACCGGAGTACCCAAACGCACCAATAAAATTCACGGACAGTGCATTTGGCTTCCCATTACCAATGATAGCAAACTCCACTGTGATCATGTTTGACCATCGTCTAAATATCAATGTTGAAAGGGCCATCTACAGACTTAGCCACCTGAAGCTCAGTGATCCCGGGAGAGAATTAAGGCAACAGGTGTTGTTGAGTAACTTCATGTACTCTTATTTGAACTTGGTCAATCACACTTTATACATGGAACAGATGGGCAGTGAAGATGCGGTATTCAACAGTGATCCTGCATTGGGAATGACGGATAAGAATGATTCTGATGGTGCAATTGTAATTCCCGATATTTGA
- the URA5 gene encoding orotate phosphoribosyltransferase URA5 (similar to Saccharomyces cerevisiae URA5 (YML106W) and URA10 (YMR271C); ancestral locus Anc_8.827), with product MPIMLEDYQKNFLELAIECQALRFGSFKLKSGRESPYFFNLGLFNTGKLLSNLATAYAIAIIQSDLKFDVIFGPAYKGIPLAAIVCVKLAEIGGSKFQNIQYAFNRKEAKDHGEGGIIVGSALENKRILIIDDVMTAGTAINEAFEIIGNAKGQVVGSIIALDRQEVVSTEDKEGLSATQSVSKNYGIPVLSIVSLIHIITYLEGRITAEEKSKIEQYLQTYGASA from the coding sequence ATGCCTATTATGTTGGAAGACTACCAAAAGAACTTTTTAGAGTTGGCTATCGAATGCCAAGCTCTAAGATTTGGTTCATTCAAGTTGAAATCAGGTAGAGAATCGccatatttcttcaatttagGATTGTTCAATACCGGTAAATTGCTTTCCAATCTAGCCACTGCGTATGCAATTGCCATCATACAATCTGATTTGAAGTTTGACGTGATTTTCGGTCCTGCCTACAAGGGTATCCCACTGGCTGCGATTGTTTGTGTGAAATTAGCGGAAATTGGTGGCTCCAAATTTCAGAACATTCAATATGCATTCAacagaaaagaagcaaaagatCATGGTGAAGGTGGTATCATTGTTGGCTCTGCGCTAGAAAACAAGAGAATACTAATCATTGATGATGTGATGACTGCTGGTACTGCCATTAACGAAGCATTCGAGATCATTGGTAATGCTAAGGGTCAAGTCGTCGGTTCCATCATTGCCTTGGATAGACAAGAAGTTGTGAGTACCGAAGATAAGGAGGGATTGAGCGCCACTCAATCCGTTAGCAAAAACTACGGTATCCCCGTCTTGAGCATTGTCTCTTTGATTCACATAATCACCTATTTGGAAGGCAGAATAACAGCAGAGGAGAAAAGCAAGATCGAACAATACCTTCAAACCTACGGTGCTTCTGCATaa